The Pyrus communis chromosome 2, drPyrComm1.1, whole genome shotgun sequence genome includes a window with the following:
- the LOC137725169 gene encoding peptidyl-prolyl cis-trans isomerase CYP59-like has translation MSVLIVTSLGEIVVDLHTDKCPLTCKNFLKLCKIKYYNGCLFHTVQKDFTAQTGDPTGTGSGGDSVYKFLYGDQARFFNDEIHLDLKHSKTGTVAMASAGENLNASQFYLTLRDDLEYLDGKHTVFGEIAEGFETLTRINEAYVDENNRPYKNIRIKHTYILDDPFDDSSQLAELIPDASPEGKPKDEVDDNVRLEDDWVPLDEQLGPQELEERLRAKDAHSSAVVLESIGDIPDVEIKPPDNVLFVCKLNPVTEDEDLYTIFSRFGTVQAADIIRDFKTGDSLCYAFIEFETREACEQAYFKMDNALIDDRRIHVDFSQSVAKLWSQYRRKDQNGKGKGCFKCGALDHIAKDCTGDPANKQQPQKFILKDDNVQRGGGKNSSYDMVFDGDTPESPRQEKRSQGHNNDRGLEKQRMNRQSSEDLRRRDRENKDSSYRERHSDRSRGYIEDSSRDSKANRSSGSRSGRDHLEEGRDRERRKDRQRDTDDKTDQRESRYADDTNADRRGDRDYRKRSAHSDRENHKERQRNIDDKIDQLESGKRNADGGERGEVKYRRSADSDRLAERGSDREYRKRSAADDSLREKRDNGDYRKRSVERRDETDYKKRHADGDRQDKRDETVHKKRSADVDAYRATRDREHRR, from the exons ATGTCAGTGCTTATAGTGACAAGCTTAGGGGAGATAGTTGTGGATTTGCATACAGACAAGTGCCCTCTCACTTGTAAAAACTTCTTGAAGCTCTGCAA GATAAAGTATTATAATGGGTGCCTTTTTCACACGGTTCAGAAGGATTTCACTGCACAGACTGGTGACCCAACTGGAACGGGTTCAGGTGGCGATTCAGTTTACAA ATTTTTATATGGTGATCAGGCTCGCTTTTTCAACGATGAGATTCATCTTGATTTGAAGCATTCTAAGACAGGCACTGTTGCGATGGCTAGTGCTGGAGAGAATCTCAATGCTTCTCAG ttCTACTTGACATTGCGTGATGATCTTGAGTACCTTGATGGGAAGCACACG GTTTTTGGTGAGATAGCAGAGGGGTTTGAGACATTGACAAGGATCAATGAGGCTTATGTGGATGAGAACAACCGACCCTATAAAAATATCCG AATCAAACATACTTACATATTGGATGACCCTTTTGATGATTCTTCACAACTAGCTGAGTTAATTCCTGACGCCTCCCCTGAAGGAAAACCAAAGGATGAG GTTGATGATAATGTGCGGCTTGAAGATGATTGGGTTCCTCTGGATGAACAATTAGGTCCACAAGAACTTGAAGAGCGTCTTCGTGCCAAAGACGCACATTCCAGTGCGGTTGTGCTAGAGAGT ATTGGGGATATTCCTGATGTTGAGATAAAACCTCCCGACAATGTGctttttgtttgtaaattgAATCCAGTCACTGAA GATGAGGACTTGTACACAATTTTTTCGCGTTTTGGAACTGTTCAAGC GGCTGATATAATTCGTGATTTCAAGACTGGAGATAGCTTATGCTATGCATTCATAG AATTTGAGACCAGAGAAGCATGCGAACAAGCATATTTTAAG ATGGATAATGCTTTGATTGATGACCGGAGAATACATGTGGATTTTAGTCAAAGTGTTGCAAAACTGTGGTCCCAGTACAGGCGCAAAGATCAAAATGGCAAAG GCAAAGGTTGCTTCAAATGTGGTGCACTTGATCACATTGCCAAGGATTGCACCGGTGATCCTGCCAACAAACAGCAACCTCAAAAGTTCATATTGAAGGATGATAATGTACAGCGTGGTGGTGGCAAAAACTCCAG TTATGATATGGTATTTGATGGAGACACTCCGGAAAGCCCAAGGCAAGAGAAGAGAAGTCAAGGTCACAATAATGACCGTGGACTCGAGAAACAAAGGATGAATAGGCAGAGTTCCGAGGACCTAAGGCGTAGGGATCGAGAAAATAAAGACTCAAGTTATAGGGAGAGGCACAGTGACAGAAGTAGAGGGTACATAGAGGATTCAAGTCGAGACAGTAAAGCAAATCGATCCAGTGGAAGCAGAAGTGGTCGAGATCATCTTGAAGAGGGAAGGGATAGAGAAAGGCGTAAGGACAGACAAAGAGACACAGATGATAAAACAGATCAGCGTGAGAGCAGATATGCAGATGATACCAATGCAGACAGGAGGGGCGATAGAGATTACAGAAAGAGGAGTGCACATAGTGATAGAGAGAATCATAAGGAGAGGCAGAGAAACATAGATGATAAGATCGATCAGCTGGAGAGTGGAAAGAGAAATGCAGATGGTGGTGAGAGGGGTGAGGTAAAATACAGGAGGAGTGCAGATAGTGATAGACTAGCGGAACGGGGTAGTGACAGAGAGTACAGAAAGAGAAGTGCAGCTGATGATAGCCTTCGAGAAAAGAGGGACAACGGAGATTATAGGAAGAGAAGTGTAGAGAGGAGGGATGAAACAGACTATAAAAAGAGGCACGCAGATGGTGACCGTCAAGACAAGAGAGACGAGACAGTCCATAAGAAAAGAAGTGCAGATGTTGATGCCTATAGAGCTACAAGGGATAGAGAACATAGAAGGTGA